From Allofrancisella guangzhouensis, a single genomic window includes:
- the ndk gene encoding nucleoside-diphosphate kinase, translating to MSKQRTLSIIKPDAVEKNVIGEIYSRFEKAGLKIIAAKMKHLSKAEAEGFYAVHKERPFFSALVEFMISGAVMIQVLEGENAIAKNRELMGATNPKEAAKGTIRADFADSIDANAVHGSDGEETAAQEIKYFFSDTEIFG from the coding sequence GAGTAAACAGAGAACTTTATCTATAATAAAGCCTGATGCTGTAGAAAAAAATGTTATAGGTGAGATTTATAGTCGTTTTGAGAAAGCTGGTTTAAAAATAATCGCTGCAAAAATGAAGCATTTGTCAAAAGCAGAAGCCGAGGGTTTTTATGCTGTACATAAAGAAAGACCATTTTTTAGTGCTTTGGTTGAATTTATGATTTCTGGAGCAGTTATGATTCAAGTTTTAGAAGGTGAAAATGCGATAGCAAAAAATCGTGAGTTAATGGGAGCTACTAATCCTAAAGAAGCAGCAAAAGGTACAATTAGAGCTGATTTTGCAGACAGTATAGATGCTAATGCTGTACATGGTTCTGATGGTGAAGAAACAGCGGCTCAAGAGATCAAATATTTCTTTAGTGATACGGAAATATTTGGCTAA
- the accD gene encoding acetyl-CoA carboxylase, carboxyltransferase subunit beta → MSWLTRVISRSLGLDAQKKDLPSGVWSQCPSCQVTLYSEELNNNKSVCPNCNYHYRISARHRLDIFFDQRSTVEHFANIEPVDMLKFKDTKSYKDRLSQAQKKTSEKDALVVMDGTVEGFPVVAAAFNFMFLGGSMGSVVGEKFVRGVKLAMEKKVPFICFTASGGARMQESLFSLMQMSKTSAALQKLAEAKLPYLVVLTDPTTGGVSASLAMLGDIHIAEPKALIGFAGPRVIEQTVREQLPEGFQRSEFLVEKGMVDMIVDRRNLRTEVAQLIGKLMPGFAKHNSYFLEHKHTEHSQA, encoded by the coding sequence ATGAGTTGGTTAACTAGGGTAATAAGTAGAAGTTTAGGGCTAGATGCTCAGAAAAAAGATTTGCCAAGTGGAGTGTGGAGCCAATGTCCAAGCTGTCAAGTGACATTATATTCTGAAGAGTTAAATAATAATAAATCAGTATGTCCTAATTGTAACTATCATTATAGAATTTCTGCTAGACATAGACTAGATATATTTTTTGATCAACGCAGCACTGTAGAGCATTTTGCTAATATAGAACCTGTAGATATGCTTAAGTTTAAAGATACAAAATCTTATAAAGATAGATTATCACAAGCTCAAAAGAAGACTAGTGAAAAAGATGCTTTAGTAGTTATGGACGGTACTGTAGAAGGTTTCCCAGTTGTAGCAGCGGCATTTAATTTTATGTTCCTAGGTGGTTCTATGGGATCCGTGGTGGGTGAAAAATTTGTGCGAGGTGTTAAGCTTGCGATGGAGAAAAAAGTACCGTTTATATGTTTCACAGCAAGTGGTGGTGCTAGAATGCAAGAATCCTTATTTTCTCTAATGCAGATGTCAAAAACTAGTGCTGCCTTACAAAAGTTAGCTGAAGCTAAACTACCGTATTTAGTGGTGCTAACAGACCCTACTACAGGTGGAGTATCAGCATCCTTAGCTATGCTTGGGGATATACACATAGCTGAGCCAAAAGCTTTAATTGGTTTTGCTGGACCTAGAGTTATAGAACAGACTGTGAGAGAACAACTACCAGAAGGTTTTCAAAGAAGTGAGTTCTTGGTAGAAAAAGGTATGGTTGATATGATCGTAGATCGTAGAAATTTAAGAACAGAAGTAGCGCAGTTAATAGGTAAACTGATGCCGGGGTTTGCAAAACATAATTCTTACTTTTTAGAGCATAAGCATACTGAGCATTCACAAGCTTAA
- a CDS encoding bifunctional folylpolyglutamate synthase/dihydrofolate synthase, which yields MSIETKIAKIMANDAPKCTLIDILFILDSFNFNKKFQVITIAGTNGKGTTVAMLEKMFVANNKKVLSHTSPHVFKFNERISLNRSPISSSQLLELLERLEELTVKYRLSYYQIAFLCVCLYSQKIVGLDYLILEVGVGGRLDAANIIEPDISAITNIDFDHCEVLGDTLDKIGLEKAAIARKQKPLFLGSKMPDSVYEYASVIEAIIYDKDYNPKTKNCFRDSYNIAMGIGDYLLKKTHITYIPMLEDIRARARFNVLKNDKENNSYVVVDVAHNPASVEYLFKLLDNKFGSKAIKYEAIFGVLATKDINTIVSIAKKHIYKWEIVDLKTFDQRALDIDNIKQVFSNHGIIRVDFNKDLGSVYLSKKDTVTVVFGSFVLAGEFIKEYEKNSF from the coding sequence ATGAGCATTGAAACCAAAATAGCTAAAATTATGGCTAATGATGCTCCTAAATGTACTCTTATAGATATTCTATTTATTCTTGATAGCTTTAATTTTAACAAAAAATTTCAAGTTATAACTATAGCTGGTACCAACGGTAAAGGAACTACTGTGGCAATGCTTGAAAAGATGTTTGTTGCAAATAACAAAAAAGTATTAAGCCATACATCTCCACATGTTTTTAAATTTAATGAAAGGATATCTCTAAATAGAAGTCCTATTTCTAGTAGTCAGTTACTAGAGTTATTGGAGAGGTTAGAAGAGCTAACAGTAAAATATCGTTTATCTTATTATCAGATAGCTTTTCTATGTGTCTGTTTATATTCACAAAAGATAGTAGGTCTTGATTATCTGATATTAGAGGTCGGTGTGGGAGGTAGATTGGATGCTGCTAATATTATTGAGCCAGATATATCTGCTATTACTAATATAGATTTTGATCATTGTGAAGTTTTGGGAGATACTTTAGATAAAATAGGCTTAGAAAAAGCTGCTATAGCTCGTAAACAGAAACCTCTTTTTTTAGGTTCAAAAATGCCTGATAGTGTTTATGAATATGCAAGTGTTATAGAAGCTATAATCTACGATAAAGACTATAATCCTAAAACAAAAAATTGTTTTCGTGATAGTTATAATATAGCTATGGGGATAGGTGATTATTTGCTAAAGAAAACACACATTACTTATATTCCTATGTTAGAGGATATAAGGGCCAGAGCCCGTTTTAATGTACTTAAAAATGATAAAGAGAATAATAGTTATGTAGTAGTCGATGTTGCACATAATCCAGCTTCTGTGGAGTATTTGTTTAAACTCTTAGATAATAAATTTGGCTCTAAGGCTATTAAATATGAAGCTATATTTGGTGTATTAGCAACTAAGGATATTAACACGATTGTATCTATAGCTAAAAAACATATTTATAAGTGGGAGATTGTAGACCTTAAAACTTTTGACCAAAGAGCTCTAGATATAGATAATATAAAACAAGTGTTTAGTAACCACGGTATCATTCGGGTTGATTTTAATAAAGATTTGGGTAGTGTTTATTTATCAAAGAAAGATACTGTAACAGTAGTTTTTGGGTCATTCGTGCTGGCAGGGGAATTTATAAAAGAGTATGAAAAAAATAGTTTCTAA
- the tsaE gene encoding tRNA (adenosine(37)-N6)-threonylcarbamoyltransferase complex ATPase subunit type 1 TsaE, with the protein MKKIVSNEEQMLSLAAEYSKNLQTNKIIFLHGDLGSGKTTFVKGVLKALGYKGNVKSPTYTLVESYEFKDFSIYHFDLYRISDPEELEWIGIRDYFNEKSICFIEWPDKGKDFLPKASSNIYIKHLAEKREVEIS; encoded by the coding sequence ATGAAAAAAATAGTTTCTAATGAAGAACAGATGCTAAGCTTAGCTGCTGAATATTCTAAAAACTTACAAACAAATAAAATAATTTTTCTACACGGTGATTTAGGATCAGGTAAAACAACCTTTGTAAAAGGTGTTTTAAAGGCACTAGGTTATAAGGGTAATGTAAAAAGTCCGACCTACACCTTGGTTGAGAGTTATGAGTTTAAAGATTTTAGTATTTACCATTTTGATTTATATAGAATTTCTGACCCTGAAGAATTAGAGTGGATTGGAATCAGAGATTACTTTAATGAAAAAAGTATATGTTTTATAGAATGGCCAGATAAGGGCAAAGACTTTTTGCCAAAAGCTTCGTCAAATATTTATATAAAGCATCTAGCGGAAAAAAGAGAAGTAGAAATTTCTTAA
- a CDS encoding tetratricopeptide repeat protein, with the protein MKVKFLIYFLGLLLFGSSYATLENCYQDGVGEKYAQALENCQPYAEKDAKATAILAQAYIQTDQNNKLALEYALWVVDFYNKNGIPSSGDGLKNYYSLMYLIGEMYYFGADGVKINRAKGFEYIKKSAELGYMVAQNQLGNLYARSGGNPWPNFAQAFKWYKLAVANGSLMARDSFLIKKEDSFVKLYPYCIAQARTFIGDAYMSGTGGLPKDNTIALEWYKKAYELNHISPVEVGLANVYLAKGDKQTASVYAKQAITQPFAPAFVLAAELTQDPVEKYTYLSVAIDLFKKPRLGYWKQFNEYCMPNLSKDGLKDAQTKLTTIKLPENQAQAADQKIKAIESQWTTSIASSASSN; encoded by the coding sequence ATGAAAGTTAAGTTTTTAATTTATTTTTTGGGTTTGTTGTTGTTTGGATCATCTTATGCGACTTTAGAAAATTGTTATCAGGATGGAGTAGGTGAGAAATATGCTCAGGCTTTAGAAAATTGTCAACCATATGCTGAAAAAGATGCAAAAGCTACAGCAATATTAGCTCAAGCATATATTCAGACAGACCAAAATAACAAATTAGCTTTAGAATACGCTTTATGGGTAGTAGATTTTTACAATAAAAATGGTATACCAAGTAGTGGAGATGGTTTAAAAAATTACTATAGCTTAATGTATTTGATAGGCGAAATGTATTATTTTGGGGCTGATGGTGTAAAAATTAATCGCGCTAAGGGTTTTGAGTATATTAAGAAATCAGCAGAGTTAGGGTATATGGTTGCGCAAAATCAATTAGGGAATCTTTATGCTAGGTCTGGAGGAAATCCGTGGCCTAATTTTGCCCAAGCATTTAAGTGGTATAAATTAGCGGTAGCTAATGGAAGTTTGATGGCCAGAGATTCTTTCTTGATTAAAAAAGAGGATAGTTTTGTTAAATTATATCCATATTGTATAGCTCAAGCTAGAACATTTATTGGTGATGCTTATATGTCTGGTACAGGAGGGTTACCAAAAGATAACACTATCGCGTTAGAATGGTATAAAAAAGCTTACGAGCTTAATCATATATCACCAGTTGAGGTTGGATTAGCAAATGTTTATCTAGCTAAAGGAGATAAGCAAACAGCTTCAGTGTATGCTAAGCAAGCAATAACTCAGCCTTTTGCTCCAGCTTTTGTTTTGGCTGCCGAGTTAACTCAAGATCCTGTAGAAAAGTATACTTATTTATCTGTAGCGATTGATTTGTTTAAAAAGCCTAGACTGGGGTATTGGAAGCAGTTTAATGAGTATTGTATGCCGAATCTCTCAAAAGATGGTCTAAAAGATGCTCAGACTAAATTAACGACAATTAAACTACCTGAAAATCAGGCTCAAGCAGCTGATCAAAAAATAAAAGCGATAGAAAGTCAGTGGACTACTAGTATAGCTTCTTCAGCTAG